Part of the Uloborus diversus isolate 005 chromosome 9, Udiv.v.3.1, whole genome shotgun sequence genome is shown below.
tcaagcttacatatcacatttaaaatatacacaataaatttAGTCTGAAAAGCTTAAAAGATTCTTTTATCCCTGCATTGCTTATTTTTCTTCATAGGTGTAACAGCAGAAATTAATGCTTTGTTGTTAGTAcattgttattttaattatttatttaaaatccagAGGCAAATTTTACAAATCAAAAAAATTAGTCCTTCCAATTCCATGGCAAAGTGTTTTACTGAATAATTTCTAAGTTTGAAATAGAAGGTACTGAAAATCagttaatacagcaaaaataatAGTTTCAGTAAAATAGCATTGAAAGAATGAACTTCATTTCTCACcatttaataaaactatttagaaaatgaaatcgaGAATAGATAATTATTCAATGCTTTAAATTCTCAGCACAAGTGATTGGATAAATaaacttcaactttgaaaataaatacaaaaaagctACAACCAGAATAGAATAAACAACTGAAGATTATATTTAGGTATTTAAGCTTTCgactgaaaataagaaaataggcAGGAGGCAacaattttttagtgaaattattttgaagCTAAACATTTCCAGCTAGTTGTAATGATGTTTACAAatcaaattaacattaaaaaccCGTTCAGgaaattattagtaaaaaataaatgatttgaaattGAACTACATTCATCTATTAATTAACATGCTTTTGTGACTATTAATCATTTGATTTCTAAAATCagataaattaatatttcatggctttgtcttttaataaattaatatgttaacataaaagaataaatgaagagtgatttgaaaCAATAAGTTAATGAATAAAGGGGTGATCACATTTGACgaataaaaaacattataaaaattttaaacagatttttttttttacagaaacatTTCATTTAGGTATACAATAACATTAAATTTAGAATTCATTCAATGAATGCAATAttgcaagaaaataattttatggaactaatatattttaaatacattgtaaccTTACTTGCAATAATTCATAAATTGAATTGTCaggttaataaaataaaaatggagaAGAGATTGAAATAATACAATACCATGAAACAACATTTAACTTTTATAGTGTAAATCCTGAATAATCTTTCCAAACACATAACAGACCATATTGTTTGTGTATAATAGttcaaaacaagttttaaacaaagatatttaagaagcattaacAACTTCTCACACATAATAGAATATCCATCCGACAGttgcttaaaatttgaaaattgacaacATACACTCATAATTTTAGTGGACAATAAGTTGTTTTAAGCTTATGAGTAGTGTTTCACAATACATGATATATTTCCTACATTTAATTCCTTATTGTCTATGAATTTGATAGTTCATTACCTATCAAAATTATCTAAAGCTACACACTAAGCTTTAAGTAGATTAATGCGGTAGGTGCTCTATGACAGCCTGCGTAAACTCAGTTGTACTAGAATAGCCACCAAGATCCCTTGTTCGCACTTTTCCCTCCTTTAAGACATTTTCCACGGCCTCAGCAATTAGGTTGGCATAATACACCAAATTCACATGTCGTAACATGCCCACGGCACAGAACAACATAGCAGTAGGATTCGCAATGTTTTTTCCGACAGCTTCTCCGAAAGTATGTCTTGCTCCGGGCTCGTGGATCACACAATCAGAACTGTAACTTGCTCCGGGTACTAAACCAGCTCCACCGACCAATCCAGCGGCCAAATTGTCGATTATGTTTCCATACAAGTTGGGCATGACCATGACGTCAAATTGCTCAGGATGAGCTACAAGCTGCATGCAGGTGTTATCAATGATCATGTTCGAAAATTCGATCTGCGGGTACAGCTGGGAAACCTCTTCGCAGCAACGAAGGAAGAGCCCGTCGCCTAGTTTCATAATATTAGCCTTGTGGACAGCAGTGACTCTCTTACGGTTTCGCTTAGTAGCATAGTCAAAGGCAAATTTTGCAATTCTCTGAGAATTTTCTTTGGTAACGATTTTCAAGCATTCTATCACCCCAGTGACACTTTCATGTTCCAAGGCGCTGTACTCGCCTTCAGTTGACTCCCTGATAATTACGAAATCTAAATTGCTGTGCCTCGTTTTGACGCCAGGAAAAGTTCTAACATGGACTACATTCGCAAAGAGATCGAGATCTTTCCTTATTTTCATGTTTAATGTCTGCAATTCTCCAGTATGAGTGCTGAAAGGGGACTGCAGAGTGCCTTTGAGTGCAACTCCATTTTTCTGCACCGAATGCAAAACTTCCTCGACTGATACGCTCATCGATTGATGAACTTCACTCAAAAATAACTCTTCGAATTCAACAGGCACGCTGATTGCTTGAAAAACTTCTTTGACGGACTGACATAACTCCGGACCTACGCCGTCACCGGGAATTAAAGTGCATTTTACTCTGCCATGACTTTTTGAATGCTCTTGACTGAGTATCGGTGACCAGTACAACGTACGATTTTTCACTACAGAAGTATTCAACTTATTAAGAAGAGTAGTGCTGCGAAATAAACCCGATAAACATTTGCGGATCGCCATAGCGGTCGATCAAGAGCAGAAGGGTAGCTGCGTATCACACAGCTTGGGAAAAATCATACCACGGTCACAAATTATCTGCGGAAAACGTTCCACCAATGAAAAAAGCAATTGCAATTGACGTCATAAGGAAGCATGGAGGAAACCGTCAAGTTTCTCTTCAGTTTCCATTTATATCCAAAAGATGGCGGTACATGCTTGAAAAACCTACGAGCGAGAGCGAAAACTGTAACGAAACCAAAAACTACGCGAGTTTCACTTCGTAAACGCTGCCCCGCCCCCGGTTTCAAGGGCgtcccatatgcaaaattttaagggtgcTCACatatttccccatggaaactaatttcagtgcagattagagttatttaaatttggcatttttaataatttattcattaacggcGGAAGAAgaagtgtttttacatttttgcaaagaaaaaagcaaggaagttctaatttctaaaaggggggggggggcttgagcctccacttgcccccctccccatatgggtgcccttgcccGGTTACACTAagtggcacaaaaaaaaagcagccctataaaatgcttctgacatatttcttgctgatttttatgtaaaatgacccccttaATCCAAATACAACCACGTTTTCCCCATCGCATCTCACTTTTGGAAAATGGCtacccattcccccccccccccggttttcgACAGTTTTATAGCCAGTATTTATATTTGGAGGGAGAGGAAGCATAATATTAACCATCAACATTTCTCTGAGGGTCTGGAGACGTGCAAagatcaaaagcatgaacatttgaaGCAATTTGAGAGACTCATTTAGGGAATATTATTTCCccctaaatatttttgaaatcatcaaaTTCGATCTTTTTTTCTATGGGttcgttttgcattttttaaacttacttttcGACAGAAAACCTGAGTATATCACTCACTTCTATGAGCCGCATATCCGAAAAAGTTTTCacattgtaaaagaaaaataaataaatagataaataataggtacaaaaaaatattagaagcatCGTAGTTGCATAGCCAGTCGCACAAAGGCGGATAGAAGGAAGGGGCGCTGGGGGCGATCGTCCCTCCCTTGAGGGTCCCTGAGcagcatttttttccaaattgaggtcctaaaacgaAAGTGTAGGTCATCTTTGATATCACGTTTAGGAAAGGAATCAGGTTCTGATCTCCCTCCTGGAAGCTTTTTgtaaccgaaatttcaaaaagtgaattttagacgatctttggggATGTTAGGAGAAAGAGTTTGGATGCCTTCCCccggcatttttcaaaattttagtcttaaaaattcGATTGTAGACATCTCAGGTAGTGAGTGGTAGGGGAAagaatgggttcagtgactttaatttttagtatttaagAGTTCCAAAAAACCACAATATTAGACGACTTTTCGATgatgttaaggggggggggggggcgtttcaaACCATTCCTCCagaaatttcatgaaattaaatCCCTAAAATTTCAGAATACCTCTATCAAAGAAAAAGGCAAAAAGTAGGTTCGCAGATATCTTTGGCTAGATTTCTATATTGTTTTAAATACATATTATGTGCCTCCCCCTCCTCCAGTAGTGTAAATCAGGTTCATAGTAAAAGTTCAGGTTAAAAAAACAATCACCCCCACCTTAaagaatttctggatccgtccgtGCAGTCGCACCGCAGATCTTTAATAAAGAACCTTCCCGTATTATTCAATTTACATTCTTAGatgtaattataattaaaaataaacttaggtatgtttataaagtggcattcaatgtatgtatttatatttatggaGATTCACAGGTTCCATTGTTAATCACTTCTTAATATATAGTGACCGTCGAGGAGAAAAACAAGACCTGTATAGACTATAAATGTTAATTGtagtaccaaaaaataaaataaaatcctgaGAATGGCGAAGTCATTTTTTTCCGTCAAAATTTGAGGAACAGATTTAAATGCAGGCGTTCAGAGtaaaaaccagctcaatccattttttaaaaaatttacatgtCAGACAAAAACATTTCATGCTCTAACCCACTCCATTCTaacaaaatatacatattttctctttttcgtttgaataatttttaatgtgagacttcattcttgttttctttctttttttttaaattataagtattGTCTAACTATTGACAAAAAAAGTATTTGGATTCATTTGGTTTTGATATAAAttagcctttttttctttttgtttgcctTTCAAATCACAATTAAATTCATGTGGTAGCAGTAGTATATCTCAATTTTACTCGTGTTCTAGCTTATACAATTAAAGATGTTGACATTAATATTGATCAGCACGGTTCCTGATACGAGAAatactatttttgaaagaaaataaagtatgctGGTAATATGATGGACGATGTGAAAACTTATAAAGAACGTTAAATGAGTCGTCCTTCCACTCTTTTTTATGAGAAATAAAACGTGTCTAGTTACTATTTTAATTCCGAATTGTTTAGTCCTAACTTATCCGCAAATTGTGTTTAGTTTCATtatgagataaaaagcaaaatataagcGTGTGTAGGACTGGTTATTATAATTTGTAGCTTTAAGCAGTGACGTAGCTGcggtttctgccgcccggggcggttccacaatttgccgccccccccccttttttgagaaataatcataatacattaaataataaaaagtatttaaaataaaactaaaaatatattttatgacgtgagaaaacgaatttttttccatatatttcttacagaagaaaaataaatcaggGCTCCAgcgaaaatttcaaagttttaagtcaaaaatcccatttttaggcaatttttagtaAAGCTAATAGAAAAGAGGATTGGGGTGCCctgcatagatttttttaaaaaactgaagccAGTTTTAGGCGTTGTTTGGTAACCTTAAAGGGTCGGAGGCTcatgaaaaaaatttcctaaactgaagtgttaaaattacaattttattgcTATCTTTGGAAACTTTAAGGGAATGGGATAGATTCGAGTGCGTGATCCGAAAATAATTTCGACTTA
Proteins encoded:
- the LOC129229300 gene encoding isocitrate dehydrogenase [NAD] subunit beta, mitochondrial-like; protein product: MAIRKCLSGLFRSTTLLNKLNTSVVKNRTLYWSPILSQEHSKSHGRVKCTLIPGDGVGPELCQSVKEVFQAISVPVEFEELFLSEVHQSMSVSVEEVLHSVQKNGVALKGTLQSPFSTHTGELQTLNMKIRKDLDLFANVVHVRTFPGVKTRHSNLDFVIIRESTEGEYSALEHESVTGVIECLKIVTKENSQRIAKFAFDYATKRNRKRVTAVHKANIMKLGDGLFLRCCEEVSQLYPQIEFSNMIIDNTCMQLVAHPEQFDVMVMPNLYGNIIDNLAAGLVGGAGLVPGASYSSDCVIHEPGARHTFGEAVGKNIANPTAMLFCAVGMLRHVNLVYYANLIAEAVENVLKEGKVRTRDLGGYSSTTEFTQAVIEHLPH